The sequence below is a genomic window from Sander lucioperca isolate FBNREF2018 chromosome 6, SLUC_FBN_1.2, whole genome shotgun sequence.
AAGTAAAATGACATTACATGTAAAAAGCAACTATCATTATGAGTGTAACTACATTGTATGTTATCATCTAATTTAGTATGTGGGTGTTGATTCAATCCAAATCAAACAAGTCACCACACATTATCTTTCCAAACAATGCAGTTCTGTAGATATCATTTGTATCTGGTTGTTATAGCGTACATGTTATATCTGCTATGCTATGTAAAAATGTTCAACCAACATGTTACAActcatttcttgttttgtccaacaagatattcaatttacaatcatATACAATGTAAAAAAGCAGCATTATGCTCAAATTTGAGAACCTTGAGAATCTAACTTATCAATTATCACAATTTTTGTTGTTAAAAAACTTTATTACAACTACTAACAAAGTACTTGAATAACAAACTACACCTCCTGCTAACAATATTCAGTCATTTTCAAATTAGGCTACATAAATTAACCTATCACAGGGCATGACGTGTTTGACATAAATGCCTCAATGAAGACCATTAATTTCGGAACACTGACTCCACATTACAGGTATGATACGACAGAAATTCCAAACAATATGTCACAATTAGGCCTATCCGGTTGTTGTAGTTTCCGGCTGCTTTGTTCCATAAATGCCATTTATAATCATCGTTTTGTGGATGTCATAGGCTTACCTTAGAAACGTACTTCAGGCACAGTGTTTGTCAGCAATTCTGGGTTCCCTGTATGTCTTCCGCATTCAacttcagcaaaaaaaaatgccCCAGGAAGCCACGCCCGTTGTTAAAGGCTACGCACTTTACTTACGTAATGCAAAAGTCCAGCAAGCTTGGATGAAGAGTTGATCTAGGTGTTTCTTTGgtacaaaaataataatggaATTGATGTTTCCTCCCAACCATCCATTGTAAGTGATATTTAAAAGGGAGCACCCCAGTAAGGTTtgacacgcgcgcgcgcacacacacacacacacacacacggcttgAAATAAGTGAGTCATACCTCATAGTCGCACAAATCCATTTAATCATGGATCAACAGTTAGGCTATGTAAACAGCACAGGGCTTTAATACATGCTAttctaacaaaaacaacaaaggtATTGGCCAACATAACTTGTTGTGGCTCACCTAAACAAACTTGCATTGGTTTGTCATTACTTTAAAGTAATTACTTTATATTGTTTGTTATGGTTAGTTTTTTACATGTGTAATCATGATAAAATTAGtcaaacaatacaaacaaactAACCTATTGCTGAGAGTGAAGGAATAACATTTTTTCAGTCTTACAACAAAAAAATTCCCATTATGCAATTATGGAAAGgctttttatttgtatataatgTAGCTGGATAAGAATAGTTTTTGCAGTATTTAGAGTGCAACATAAAAGGACACATTAAATAACAGTAACACAGACTCAGCCGCACTGCATCAACAAACAAGCATAATCATTGGAACATTAGAACAATACATGACTATCCTGCCTTCCCCCTACATACAAGTACGGCCACATTCTGCCTTATAATGAATaatgcacaagttgaaggagctgatgggataatatttcactggaattgtacctcgtGTGATTTcctgtgacaaataaaattgattgatttaaGTAGGACCAGCAGATCAACATAAACATCAAGTATGACCAGCAATAATAAGAAGAAGTCATACTTCAACAAGAGGCTGCCTATTCATTTCAAAAACTGATGAAAATATACTGAAAAGCTAAACAGTAATGACACAAAGAACAGAGCAAATGCTTGATATGTATATTACAACTCAACCGAaagagtaaaaaagaaaaaaagaagcaagTCATGGAGTGCAGCAAGACTCAAGAGAGACTAATCTGTCCGCTACACACTGAGCAGTCAGTCGAGCATCCGGGTCACAGTCCCAACAATCTGTCAGGAGCTCCTGCAGCACAGATCCCTGCAAGTTGGGAAAATGTTGTCAAAACTTATTTCACTATCAAACATTTTCATGAGCTATCCAGTACATGTATCTTCATTGCTACCTAACCAAAACTATGTTCAAGTGAGAAGCACCTGTGTAAGAATACCTGTGGTAGCGTTTCCCAGTGTTTAGGTATGGAGGGTCTCTCGTCCATGTGAACCACGTGCTGGACGATCCTCTCCAGTGTTACATTGGCTCCCAGCTCAGATTCATAAGGCAAAAGATGCTGTGGAGCAATGCCGCCTGCAGATGGAGACATTTGCATGGTTTTTAACATCCATTTAGTAACATGACATAACAGGTAGTATCAAAGCAGTGCACTGAGATACAGCTGATTACACAGATCATCCTCATAGGAAAGTAAAAGCAGAAAGTGTGAAAATCTGACAATATTGAGGGTACATCTATAAGTTTTGATTAATTATTAAGATGTGTGGCTTTATTTAACTGAAAAATCCATCCCAATTAAATGTCTTTCAAAAGACAAGTGAGAACAAAATTCAGAATGGCTGAATCTAAGTGAAGTGCAGAGTTTCTGTGGATTGCTGTAGCAATTTTAAGGGTGGCGAGAGAATTGAACACCCATCTCTTGATTATCTGATCAAGGAAGTTTACCTTCAAATAAATCAGAGCAGCGCATCCAGATCTCCCACAGCAGCAGTGCCAGCGCATATATGTCCCCCTGCATGAGACACCAGCTGTTGCGCAGGTTTACATGGCCTTCCAGGATCTCCGGGGACATGTAGCGCAGTGTGCCCAACTGAGCGTGACCCTGCAGATGAATAGTTATGTGAATTGGTTGTTTCCATGTGTTAGGGCCTCCATTTAAAGAAGCCAAGCCAATGCTCAAAGGGGTTTGGAGGATGCAACATATAAGAAGGATGCCAGACACAAAGTTAACAATTAACCCACAAGCTTCATTAAATTATTCAAAAATATTCCCAAAAGTAACAACCAAGGAGAAACAAAAAGGGATTGGAGATCCCggccaaaaagaacaaaagatgGGAAGACGCTGGACCAACCACGCAACCTCCCGCGTCTCCCCCTTAACTACCTAAAAAGGATCAACTAATCCTAAAACGAACAAGAGTCAAATAACTGAACTATTGGTAGCCTCCAGCCCAAACTAACACAATAAACTTAAACAACAAAACTACAGCACCTAAACGTGCATTGAGGATGGGAAAAAGAAACCTGCTTGAGGAGAAAAAGTGAGGAAAGAAAACTCCTCACAAGTTTCACAATTGTGAGGAGTTTTCTTGAAGCGTGCTACTGTGTGTGCTCTCCATGTGCACCCTTTCCCTGCACTCTCTGCCTTCTTATCACATCCCCACACTACCTGAGCACTGATTACACTCAGGTGTGCAACAGGCAGAAGGAGGAGGGTGGAACGAGGGACAGAAgccccgtttacacgaagggaagacgcagatattttcctgcggtttggcctctcatttacacaaaaaccctgtttttatcacagaaaacgattatttctaaaaactccagccaaagtggagattttggaaaacttcgtttgcacgtttgcatgtaaactgagacaaacggaggtttaggcagctgagagagagaaagaggaagtgagtcgttgctgttgttgctattttcgggattctgattggctaacatgggcttgagcttcttgttacactgccacctacaggtgtggcatgctcttgacagcattgacagcatatatacacgggtacatgtaaacgaacacttttctgaaaacatagaggttctaaatgtccgtttatgaaaatagccggccacgtgtaaacgtagtcagagagagagagagaaaacaggatGCACACAGCAGAGGCACATGTAACATCATGTATTAGATGTTGTCCCTCTGcatgttttcattcattcaagaAGATGATGAATTTGCTTTTTAATGACCGTGTGCAATGTACCGTGAATTAACAATAATAAGTGATGGCTGCACCTGGGTCTCACCTCCATGTTTGTTGTGTGGCTCTGCCAGTGATGATGTCCTGAACAAGAATGCAGGATGGTTGAGCATCCAAAATCACATAGGACACAGGTCCCATCTGCTCTCACGAGCACATTGGAGCTGCTGAAGTCTCTGTGGGCCACAGGTGGTTTATGCAAACCTGCAAGAAAAGACACACGTGTAGTAATATGAAGAACCGGACTTGTTTGGATCAAACAAATACTCATACTTCATTCGTTAAGCATACAGTATCAGCCTCCCCATGGCTGGCAAGAGGTGCAGCCACTACACATGActgacacactgaaacacaataGTTCAAACCTCCTGAGTGATATCTTTTAACTGTGAAGCctgaaaatcagaaatcatctGGAACAATACTCCCTTttaatgtatataataataatatatatatatatatatatatatatatatatatatatatatatatatatatatatatataataattctgTTAGCAAATAATAattcaatcaaatcaaaaaatACTAGTCATGTTTCATATTTTAGCTACAATGTGCACATAGACCCACATGATCGTACAGTCATGCTTTCTACATTGGTAGGCTACaacacagacatgcacgcacatgcacacgcacagtAATATTCTCGCCAATACCATGTCTGTGAAGGTCAGAGTGGAGATAGGAAAGTCCCTGCGATAAAGACCGGCACAATTTCAGTGACGACTTCCAGTTGGTGGTGTGTTTACACAGATAGGAGTGGAGAGAACCCTGAAATCAAAGGGACACCAGTTAATTATATCCAAGAACGTGAACATTAAAGAATTTAAAGCATTTGGCCACATTGGCTTCATGTGTACAGTGCCGGTAGGGTACAGTTTCAGTTTTcagagctttttcactgaaaccAGCAACCTAACATCCTTGAATTCTCAGAAAATGGGAAAATGCACAATTaattttgaaatttaaacaaTTGGTTGCCACTCACACATTCAGCAAATTGCAGGACAATGAGCCAACTGCCTCCATCCAGTTTCCTCCCAGTGCCCAGGAAGTGGACAATCCCAGCATGCTTCATCAGAGGTAGCTCATAGACCTCCTTCTCTGCAGTAAATTTAGTTTTCCAGCCTGCAGGGAAAACTTTCACGGCCACCGTGGATCCCTGGAATTTCCCCTGCCAGACATTTGCAAAATGCCCATTGCCTACAATCTGAACAAGGGTATGAACATCCAGGTTAAATAACAGTACATGGTAAGATATTTCACCTAACTGGATGATTTATCAATATGTTGCACA
It includes:
- the LOC116051357 gene encoding anti-Muellerian hormone type-2 receptor-like isoform X1, which translates into the protein MTGKRGKLLTFPGLINTHSLLGRALLRATMILQQWWLILAVECIFICTSSQSFPQNRLCAFQVTPRTNRFATVGNVSGSVQLCENTTCCVGYYRVIDGQPKVDVLACDIVEKSCPDATCKAQKRFNGRQIKCVCNTDLCNSNITWTPESAEPPPTYSYFLDKLKKAIILTGTLVVLCFLLLIVAAKWRSQFKKKNAESATRLETRTIKLNKEKPPFLDDYSVSRLCSCQTTKTSEIDVANIELQQIVGNGHFANVWQGKFQGSTVAVKVFPAGWKTKFTAEKEVYELPLMKHAGIVHFLGTGRKLDGGSWLIVLQFAECGSLHSYLCKHTTNWKSSLKLCRSLSQGLSYLHSDLHRHGLHKPPVAHRDFSSSNVLVRADGTCVLCDFGCSTILHSCSGHHHWQSHTTNMEGHAQLGTLRYMSPEILEGHVNLRNSWCLMQGDIYALALLLWEIWMRCSDLFEGGIAPQHLLPYESELGANVTLERIVQHVVHMDERPSIPKHWETLPQGSVLQELLTDCWDCDPDARLTAQCVADRLVSLESCCTP
- the LOC116051357 gene encoding anti-Muellerian hormone type-2 receptor-like isoform X2, yielding MTGKRGKLLTFPGLINTHSLLGRALLRATMILQQWWLILAVECIFICTSSQSFPQNRLCAFQVTPRTNRFATVGNVSGSVQLCENTTCCVGYYRVIDGQPKVDVLACDIVEKSCPDATCKAQKRFNGRQIKCVCNTDLCNSNITWTPESAEPPPTYSYFLDKLKKAIILTGTLVVLCFLLLIVAAKWRSQFKKKKSATRLETRTIKLNKEKPPFLDDYSVSRLCSCQTTKTSEIDVANIELQQIVGNGHFANVWQGKFQGSTVAVKVFPAGWKTKFTAEKEVYELPLMKHAGIVHFLGTGRKLDGGSWLIVLQFAECGSLHSYLCKHTTNWKSSLKLCRSLSQGLSYLHSDLHRHGLHKPPVAHRDFSSSNVLVRADGTCVLCDFGCSTILHSCSGHHHWQSHTTNMEGHAQLGTLRYMSPEILEGHVNLRNSWCLMQGDIYALALLLWEIWMRCSDLFEGGIAPQHLLPYESELGANVTLERIVQHVVHMDERPSIPKHWETLPQGSVLQELLTDCWDCDPDARLTAQCVADRLVSLESCCTP